A single genomic interval of Chryseobacterium paludis harbors:
- a CDS encoding AraC family transcriptional regulator — MKVSFERVIPSEKSSFRTLHNNSPISEFKWEYHYHPEIELVCVISGSGTRHVGYHKSNYSNGDLVLIGSNIPHSGFGLNSIDPHEEIVLQFREEILQFPQEEVEARSIKNLLELSKYGIHFSPATKKAMLPKLKKMLESEGYKRYLLLLDILFELSTCKDYDLLNKEIMPYTIISKNKTRLENIFTYVEHHYDKDINIEDVAKLANLTLPAFCNFFKKATQITFTEFVNRYRINKACLLMVQDKSISECCYSCGFNNVTYFNRMFKKYTEKTPSEFIKNSSHDKIENADSNIKIVQKSF; from the coding sequence ATGAAAGTCAGTTTTGAAAGAGTTATCCCTAGTGAGAAGAGTTCTTTTCGCACACTACATAACAATTCTCCTATTTCTGAATTCAAGTGGGAATATCATTACCATCCGGAAATTGAATTGGTATGTGTTATTTCAGGAAGCGGAACCCGCCATGTAGGTTACCATAAAAGCAATTATTCTAATGGAGATCTGGTTTTAATAGGCTCTAATATTCCCCATTCCGGATTTGGACTTAATTCTATAGATCCACATGAGGAAATTGTATTACAATTCCGGGAAGAGATCTTACAGTTCCCTCAGGAAGAAGTCGAGGCAAGGTCTATTAAAAACCTTTTGGAATTATCCAAATATGGAATTCATTTCAGTCCCGCTACAAAAAAAGCTATGCTTCCCAAATTAAAAAAAATGCTTGAATCTGAGGGTTATAAGAGATATCTGCTGTTATTGGATATCCTTTTTGAACTTTCCACATGTAAAGACTATGATCTCCTCAACAAGGAAATCATGCCTTATACGATTATTTCAAAAAATAAGACCCGGCTGGAAAATATATTCACCTACGTGGAACATCATTATGATAAGGACATCAATATTGAAGATGTCGCAAAACTTGCGAATCTAACTTTGCCTGCGTTTTGTAATTTCTTTAAAAAGGCTACTCAGATTACTTTTACAGAGTTTGTAAACCGGTATCGGATTAACAAGGCTTGTCTATTAATGGTTCAGGATAAAAGTATTTCAGAATGCTGTTACAGCTGTGGCTTTAATAATGTGACTTACTTTAACAGGATGTTTAAAAAATATACAGAGAAGACGCCTTCGGAATTTATTAAGAATTCTTCACATGATAAGATTGAAAATGCGGATTCAAATATCAAAATAGTTCAGAAGTCGTTTTAG
- a CDS encoding MFS transporter, translating to MRNFNIKAILFLNYFVFAILLNSVGTVILQVQQNFGISKSSASVLEGFKDLPIAICSFILASFLPKIGIKNSMLIALFLVSCMCFVMPFSNDFWFFKLLFSIVGISFALIKISVFTSIGLVTNTDKEHSSFMGFLEGFFMIGVLAGNVLFSLFIDDHNPKSTHWLNVYWVLGALSALSFLFLFFSKLDENEAKNEKTDLIGDIKNSISLFSYKKVLFFLVCAFLFVLVEQSFQTWTPTFYKEILKLPTSMSIQAGAVLAGAFALGRFLSGFFSKKFSWIYVVSFCVIGFALSLLFVLPLTHNTTISANTTWLNAPVVVYLFPLMGGLLAPIYPSINSVILASIPKYLHSAMSGLIVVFSAIGGTIGSIITGFVFQEFSGQRAFYLSLIPLSLLIISAIIMNKLKINPKK from the coding sequence ATGCGAAATTTCAATATAAAAGCCATTTTATTTTTAAACTATTTCGTTTTTGCGATTCTATTGAATTCCGTGGGAACAGTGATTCTACAGGTTCAGCAGAATTTTGGAATTTCGAAATCTTCAGCGAGTGTCCTGGAAGGATTTAAAGATCTTCCCATTGCTATTTGCTCGTTCATTCTGGCTTCTTTTTTACCAAAGATCGGAATTAAAAATTCCATGTTGATCGCACTCTTTCTGGTAAGCTGTATGTGTTTTGTAATGCCTTTTTCAAATGATTTCTGGTTCTTCAAGTTGTTATTTTCTATTGTTGGAATTTCTTTCGCATTAATAAAAATTTCGGTTTTTACATCCATAGGTCTGGTGACGAATACGGATAAAGAACACTCCAGCTTTATGGGGTTTTTAGAGGGCTTTTTTATGATCGGTGTATTGGCAGGAAATGTTCTTTTCAGCTTATTTATAGATGACCATAATCCAAAATCTACCCATTGGTTGAATGTATATTGGGTATTGGGAGCTTTGTCGGCTTTATCATTTTTGTTTTTATTCTTTTCTAAATTAGATGAAAACGAAGCGAAAAATGAAAAAACAGATTTAATAGGAGATATTAAGAACAGTATAAGCTTATTTAGTTATAAAAAAGTATTGTTTTTTTTAGTGTGCGCCTTTCTTTTTGTTTTAGTGGAACAGAGTTTTCAGACCTGGACCCCTACTTTTTATAAAGAAATATTAAAATTACCAACTTCCATGAGTATACAGGCGGGAGCTGTTTTAGCAGGAGCTTTTGCATTGGGAAGATTTTTATCAGGATTCTTTTCTAAGAAATTCAGTTGGATCTATGTGGTTTCTTTTTGTGTGATCGGTTTTGCTTTAAGCCTGTTATTTGTTTTACCACTCACTCATAATACGACTATAAGCGCAAACACGACATGGCTGAATGCTCCGGTTGTAGTTTATCTTTTCCCCTTGATGGGAGGCTTATTAGCACCCATTTATCCAAGTATCAATTCTGTTATTTTGGCTTCAATACCTAAATATTTACACAGTGCTATGTCGGGGCTTATCGTAGTTTTCTCTGCAATTGGAGGAACAATAGGTTCTATAATTACAGGTTTTGTATTTCAGGAATTCAGTGGGCAGAGGGCGTTCTATCTTTCCCTGATACCGCTTTCATTACTGATTATATCGGCTATTATCATGAATAAATTAAAAATAAATCCTAAAAAATAA
- a CDS encoding trehalase family glycosidase has translation MNTQLYIKDIQTLFDDVQRSQIFEDQKMMTDAVPLFSVSEINEKYEKEKVVSGFDLKVFVLSNFDFLGAKVSIRQDDHLPIKQHIEKLWDELTRTSYEERGTLLKLPKPYIVPGGRFNEFFYWDSYFIMLGLQVSGRIEMMRNIVENCSYLIQNIGFIPNASRTHFLSRSQPPYFSLMLDLLVESTSDEKIYIQYYDTLEKEYNFWMNGEGKLENNMQSERVLKTNNGDVLNRYYDAENTPRPESYLIDIEDHENASGEEFYRNIRSGCESGWDFSSRWFSDEETIQTIETLNIAQVDVNCLLWHLEKTLAKTSGLQNFKEKENYFNERAAKRRQLIDVYFWDENAKTYKDYHIKKHKNTTSEHIAALYPLFLGLASEEQAKAVSEIISEKFLYKGGLVTTTKQTGQQWDLPNAWAPYQWLGFVSMKNYGFTQLADEIKNNWCSNVERVYNNTGKLMEKYNALDNETIAGGGEYPNQDGFGWTNGVYLKLKQ, from the coding sequence ATGAATACACAGCTTTACATTAAAGATATCCAAACTCTGTTTGACGATGTTCAGAGATCACAAATTTTTGAAGATCAAAAAATGATGACGGATGCGGTGCCTTTATTTTCTGTATCGGAGATCAATGAAAAATATGAAAAGGAGAAGGTCGTGTCTGGTTTCGATCTTAAAGTGTTTGTGCTTTCAAATTTTGACTTTTTAGGAGCAAAGGTTTCTATTCGGCAAGATGATCATTTACCTATAAAACAACATATAGAAAAGCTGTGGGATGAACTTACCAGGACTTCATATGAAGAAAGAGGAACATTGCTAAAACTTCCAAAACCTTATATCGTTCCAGGAGGACGCTTTAATGAATTTTTCTATTGGGACAGCTATTTCATAATGCTTGGATTGCAGGTTTCAGGAAGAATAGAAATGATGAGGAATATTGTTGAAAACTGTTCTTATCTGATTCAAAATATTGGATTTATTCCGAATGCAAGCAGAACGCATTTCTTAAGTCGTTCACAGCCACCTTATTTTTCATTGATGCTAGATCTGCTGGTGGAGAGCACAAGTGACGAAAAAATTTACATTCAATATTACGATACATTAGAAAAGGAATACAATTTCTGGATGAATGGAGAGGGTAAATTAGAAAATAATATGCAATCTGAAAGGGTCTTAAAAACGAATAATGGAGATGTTCTGAATAGATATTACGATGCAGAAAATACCCCGCGTCCTGAAAGTTATTTAATAGATATTGAAGATCACGAAAATGCTTCCGGGGAAGAGTTTTACAGAAATATAAGAAGCGGCTGCGAGTCAGGATGGGATTTTTCCAGCAGATGGTTTTCAGACGAAGAAACAATACAGACTATAGAAACACTGAATATTGCTCAGGTCGACGTGAATTGCCTTTTATGGCATTTGGAAAAGACATTGGCTAAAACTTCAGGACTTCAGAATTTTAAAGAAAAAGAAAATTATTTTAATGAAAGAGCAGCAAAAAGGAGACAACTGATTGATGTATATTTTTGGGATGAAAATGCCAAAACATATAAGGATTATCACATAAAAAAACACAAAAACACAACCTCCGAACATATTGCTGCTCTTTATCCTTTATTCTTGGGTCTTGCCAGCGAGGAACAGGCAAAAGCAGTTTCAGAAATTATTAGTGAAAAGTTTCTTTATAAAGGCGGCCTTGTTACCACAACGAAACAAACCGGTCAACAATGGGATCTACCGAATGCCTGGGCGCCATACCAATGGCTAGGATTTGTTTCTATGAAAAACTATGGTTTTACACAATTAGCGGATGAAATAAAAAACAATTGGTGCTCTAATGTCGAAAGGGTTTATAATAATACGGGCAAACTAATGGAAAAATACAATGCATTAGATAATGAAACGATTGCCGGAGGAGGAGAGTACCCTAATCAGGATGGATTTGGTTGGACAAACG